In one Rutidosis leptorrhynchoides isolate AG116_Rl617_1_P2 chromosome 8, CSIRO_AGI_Rlap_v1, whole genome shotgun sequence genomic region, the following are encoded:
- the LOC139862481 gene encoding serine/threonine-protein phosphatase PP2A-2 catalytic subunit: MPSHADIDRQIEQLMECKALTESEVKILCDQARAILVEEYNVQPVKCPVTVCGDIHGQFYDLIELFRIGGSTPDTNYLFMGDYVDRGYYSVETVSLLVALKVRYRDRLTILRGNHESRQITQVYGFYDECLRKYGNANVWKYFTDLFDYLPLTALIESQIFCLHGGLSPSLDTLDNIRSLDRIQEVPHEGPMCDLLWSDPDDRCGWGISPRGAGYTFGQDIASQFNHTNGLSLISRAHQLVMEGYNWAQEKNVVTVFSAPNYCYRCGNMAAILEIGENMEQNFLQFDPAPKQIEPDTTRKTPDYFL; this comes from the exons ATGCCGTCGCACGCGGATATAGATAGACAGATTGAACAGTTGATGGAGTGTAAGGCGTTGACGGAATCTGAGGTTAAAATTCTTTGTGATCAAGCTAGGGCTATACTTGTAGAAGAATATAATGTTCAACCGGTTAAGTGTCCGGTTACTGTTTGTGGTGATATTCATGGTCAATTTTATGATCTCATTGAGCTCTTTCGAATAGGTGGAAGTACTCCTGATACTAATTATTTATTCATGGGAGATTATGTTG ATCGTGGGTATTATTCGGTGGAGACTGTGTCGCTTTTGGTGGCACTTAAAGTTCGTTATAGAGACAGACTTACGATTCTTAGAGGGAATCATGAGAGCCGGCAGATTACTCAAGT GTACGGTTTCTATGATGAATGTTTGAGAAAGTATGGGAATGCAAATGTTTGGAAGTATTTCACTGACCTTTTTGATTACCTTCCTCTTACAGCACTCATTGAGAGTCAG ATCTTTTGCTTGCATGGAGGACTTTCTCCATCGTTGGACACACTGGACAATATTAGATCCTTGGACCGTATTCAGGAG GTCCCACATGAAGGACCAATGTGTGACCTGTTATGGTCCGACCCAGATGACAGGTGCGGGTGGGGAATCTCTCCTCGTGGAGCTGGCTATACATTTGGACAAGATATCGCAAGTCAGTTTAATCATACTAATGGACTCTCGCTCATTTCAAGAGCTCACCAGCTTGTCATGGAGGGTTACAACTGGGCCCAG GAAAAGAACGTTGTGACGGTGTTTAGTGCTCCCAATTACTGCTATCGATGTGGAAACATGGCTGCTATTCTTGAAATTGGAGAGAACATGGAGCAGAACTTTCTTCAATTCGATCCAGCCCCAAAACAGATTGAACCAGACACCACCCGCAAGACTCCagattattttttataa